The Primulina huaijiensis isolate GDHJ02 chromosome 6, ASM1229523v2, whole genome shotgun sequence genomic sequence TCGGTTTGCTTTCGGATGAGATCATTTGATTTGTGATCGTGTATACCTCGATTAATATTATgttaatttaactaaattaataACGTGTTGtaaattatttgagaaaaataaatttaaagattgagATTGAAAATGATAGTAACCTTATTTCATTATTTGGTTGAATTAAcgacaaatattacaaaataccttaatatgatactttattttattttaatttcataaattatgatatttaattaatatctcaATATTTATCTCAAGCTTACACTTTTCtacaagtttcattaaaatcgtGTCAGTAAATGTCATTTTTCTTATGATATTTTTCCAATAAAAATGAACACTACGTGCATGTAAATTCTATGtgtttttttgcaaaaaaaatttatattttatttatattataatttgattagtttgatttatttcaattttattcaaaagagaaaaagtaaggataaattaaaaagaatgaaaattactTTCTacttttgaacaaaatttatgatataatctttaaaaaaaatttaatcaatatagtctttataataaatatgaattatcatttattatatattacaattttacatataatattttttaactgagtattatatgttattttatttatatttgtgttttactatacatatttatttgagtgataatatgttaaaattttatttcactgAAATTATTAATCactaatattaatttaaatgattgattctgatataaaattaattatctataatatgtattcttaaaaaaacatagaaattaaataaaatccgcaATGAGTTAAAATTTAGCAAAAACAAAAgtgatatttaacttaataaaaattttaatggttttattttaacattattatgataatttagtaacttaagagaattttatttgacgttTGTCTATGTGTATTCCATTTAAGTActagttttgattttggtataattcactattctgttaattttatttttattgtttttcattttgaatgatagttggatgaaaaatatttttaccgATTTATCATTTAAGAGAGCTGTCATTATTCCGCAGATTGAAAAAtgtcatataaataagtgaatatatatgatttattgtcatgatgtatttttatgtatNTACAGACAAAAAACTCTGTTCCTCCCTCCAGCAATCTGATCTGTTTTCGTGCAACTTGCAATTATACCACAATCGCTGTAATTTGGAGAGGTATCCTGAACGAACCATTCGTAGACATAACATAATCGTTGCATTTTGGCTTATAATCTTTGTCATCAACATTTTAACTTCAAAACATACAAAAACATCCTATATAAATCATCAGACAACCACGTTTTGGTTTAGTTTGTTTCCAAATCGCTGTTGTTCATTTCCTACTCTGATCCAGATCCAGAGTGATCTGCTGCACCTGTAAAATGTTGAGGTTGACGCTAAGAAGAATGCTCATGTTTTATGGCTGCCGGTCTTGGGGCGTGAAAGTAACTGCATTTTTTGCATAATCTTATTGTGATAAATGTTTAAAACTTAATGATGTGTGAATATTCAAAGCCTGATATTCCTTATCTCGATCACAGATTAAATAGTTTCCTCAAATTTTGTCCGATTATTGGAAATTCACACATTAAAAATGCACAATCCAGTAGTTGAAGTTCAAGCAAGTACTTGATACGTACGTCAACAAATATacataacaaataaattaaacatacaGATTCTAGTTCTTTTCATTCTTCAACTCCACAAgaaacacatataaatatgCACACTGACACACACCACATGTTCGATTATTCGCGACCCTATTTCGGTATTTTCTTGGACAAGGCGTAGACGGAGAGCAAAACAAGCAACACGAGCACGATGGATCCAAACAAGGAGAGAGCCACAGAAGCTCCAAAGTGCCTGCAGACCTTATCATATATGTTGCACACTTTCATCCAGCCAGCATGGGAGTTGCCCTTCAAACCTATGTAAGCGACTGCACCGGCCGCTCCAGTTGCTGAAGCCACAATTCCTAACAGCAGCTGCAAAACAAAACATCGTCGCATTTGGTGCATTCATTTCCACTATTTTTGAACATCTCATCAAGAAAATAACTAGTAAATAAACGAGAAATCTAGCTCCCacaattttttgtttgatttaaaCTTATGTGCTAGCaccttaaattatatttcttttgAGTAAAATATCTGGCAGCTATACATAACATTTTATAAACTATTTCGTGTCCGTGTTCGTTATATAACGAAAAAATGTATGTCAAATGATTGTAATTTGTACATCTTATAAACTTTTTCAAGATCTTAGTAAAGCAGGGGCATTGAAATTAAACTTACCACGTCGATTATGACAAAATGAgaaagtgcctttgtgaagcaGCCAGGCTTGAGAAGGGAGTAGAAGGATAATAGAGTGGAGATGACGGCATAAAAGCCTGTAACTGAGAGTGCTGCTACAAAGTATCTGCACCGAAAATAATATTCCTAATTAAAACAACCGTGACGGCCCGTTCAATTCCGTGAAGgcacataaataaatatgtgatatTCCAACAATAACAGCGTTCCAGTAACTCACTCGTTTTAGCATAAAACTTAGACACGACTGCGATACTCTTGTcacacatcttaaaaattaaatatttaaaatgagtttataatggcttacaatagacttctatagcaacttgggttaatcattttcataaagcgaggacgaatacgaagtagttgctataggggcccattgtgcagtcacgtagttgctataggggcccatggtatcagagccggtcaccggcatggaacaccgggaaataagtgctatgcgggGCAAAATGCTACGTgtatgggagccacctcttgaatcTGCaaggcaaagtgctacatgacgggagccacctcttgatcCTGTAGGAGTCACAtctagattctcggtgctggtggatcgaggggtcaggccgcgacaaggacgtcgcgttctgaaggagggaTGATTGTGATACTCTTGTcacacatcttaaaaattaaatatttaaaatgagtttataatggcttacaatagacttctatagcaacttgggttaatcatctTCGTAAAGCAAGGACGAATACGAattagttgctataggggcccattgtaCAGTCACGCAGCCATGGGCctgggctcggggcgtgacaaagaCAGTTGTTCCTGTTCCAAAGCGGCCGTCCCGCAACGGCGATGAACATGAACCATCGCTATGTGTGTGTATAATAAATGTGTATTGTATAACAAATCTGTTAAGTAGAAAGGTCCCTAGACAGTCGTGAATGTATATGACAAGTTTTCAGTCTGTTACTGTTGTCTTGTCATTTTAGGTGATGCCAATATTTTACGGATTAAAATGTTTTTTCTCGTATGCAagaattgattgaattatttgataagtaaaaatttgtgtgagacggtctcacgagtcgtattttgtcagacggatctcttatttgggtcatctatgaaaaagtattattttttatgctaaaagtattactttttattgtgaatatcggtagggttgacccgtctcactaagattcgtgagaccgtctcacaaaagacatacACTCTTATTGATATAAGCATGGAAATGCCTATTATTcgattcaaatttatttttatcgacCATAAAAGGAATAGTTGGAAtacttttatattaaaaaaagaataaaaataaataaaatttattatttaaactcGACTCAATAATTAGCTACGTACGTAAACATTTCAAAAATCTCGTAATTCATTAATTTGGCACCATTAATAACTTTTTTCTCCACACTAACTAATCAAATTATTGAAAGATCAGAATCTTTCCTTTTTCAAAACTcttttcttcatcagttgaaattTGTGTCATTCTTCTTTAAGGTTCCTTTAATTATTCTATTACTTTTTTCAGAGAAATTgtaaactgaaaaaaaaaaaatgagaattgTTATCGACACTCCAATGTTTATTCTCACTTCACATTGTTATTgggatttcaaaaatttattcttaGACTCCACTTTCATGGTTTAAATACCACACAAAAATGATAAAAGCTTAGTGTAAGAATAATTTTTTGGAGTGCCTTTAACAAttccaaaaatataaataaataaataaataaataaataaataaataaatatatatatataaaatagagATTACGattgttttaatatttaatttagagTTTGATAGTTTTAGTGCACTCTTACCAAAACTTGAATATTTTTCCATAGAAATGGTCAAACAAATTATTATGTCCAACTGTTAATTAAATccatttaatatttcaaaaaatcaacGGACTGGGTTCATAAGAGAAGGAGACGGACAAATTAGCTATGCAAAAgagaatttgaaattaaaaattcagTAACATTTTTCGTTAACGACTAAATTAAGGAAAAATACGCGAAGAAACGGGTTTTGATCTCAAATAATATGGACAAAACAAATAAGAGTAAGTCTTCTAGGAGACAGTCTCATGGATTTATATTCGATAGACGAGACGACCTAGTTTATACATacgatgaaaaaataatatttttacataaaaaatattattttctcatGAGTCGATcagatatttgtctcacaaaattgatcattgattaaaaatatgatttatctttcatgtatttttagatgaaatatatgtatatatattgaaaaaaacTTACATGTATGCTGGGGATTGATTAAATTTCGCATCCCTTAGGGCCAAAGGAAATGGCGGAAATGGCGATATTGGAACCAGCTCCGTTTGCTTGCTTGTGACAATCACCAACACAGCCACGAGTGCCGAAGCAAACAACAAGAATCTCAGCACAACCTCAAGCAATGCAAAGTACTTGGTAGGCACCGCATCCCCCGAAGTTTTCATCTCCGGCGGCGGCGGCGCAACCTTCTCGGGCTCTTGCGCCACCTTTTCGGTTGTCTCTGTAGTCGCCATGGAAATTTTTCTGGGTTTTTTCGTTTTCCTTTCTGAGTTACTTCGCTCAAAATTTAGTTGGATAATGGAAGTTAGTgtgaaaaattttatgattatggGATAAGAATATGTATGTATTATATAGAATGCGAGTTATGTCTTGTGTTTATTGTTTTTTGGTTTAGAGTTTCCTGCACGCCAAGctaatgatttaaataaataaaatacaatgatttgatttgaaattcGGTGCATTTTATTATCACAATGTAATTTACGGTCGTTTTCTTTCGATGTGTATTGAGTAAATCTCGGATTAACGTAGTAGTCTATAGACTACACTCGTGAGTTACTGGACAAATATTGTGTGATATACTAACTCAATAAGGACGTTGAATGGAGAATCAAATCATTTATCATTGGTCAGGTAAACtttctttcttttgaatttGGATAATAGGATGGTTGCGTGTGAATGTTTAGTCTAATCGAAGCAATAGTTTGACATTGGAATATCTTTGAAAtgcatatttttataaaattgactTATATTTAATCATTGGAAGTGGTACATTGAAATtgtcatattaaaatttaagaaaataaccACATATAACTGTTCATACAAACaaaaagttgtttttttttaaggTGACATTGGATTGAATATGTATTTGATTTGACCTTTTATCTAATTAAAACCCATCATAACTATTGTTGAAATTATGTGACTGGACATGGATTGGACTCGAAATTGTAAAGACTACCAGCCacataatttcaataataattacaACAATTTTTACTATATCAAATCGACCTGTCTCAAATAAATAGATCCGTGAGATTTTCTAATTCACTTCAATTTTTCCATCAAAGCAAATCAAAAAAGTTGAAATTCATTAATAGAAGCACAATGTAATTCCCTTTTAGCTCTTTTCAATTGGTTAGCATTCGATCAGTTTAGTTACCGATCTAATCGAAATTTTTGAACTATCCAAAATTTGCATCCTAgtcgaaataaataaattgattcaTTCAAGCTACATAATCAACCTAGCCGAACACAACTAAAATAGTGAAAGTAATTGAACCAAAATATGTCTATAATAATTGCCCTTCTTAAATTTGGTATATTTTGATTGTTCTCTATATTCGATtactttttttctaaaaaaaaaatggtaCTAAATCGAAGATATCTATTTGTTTGGCCATTTGTTGTAGTATTCCGTCATATTTTAACTCATGGGGCAGTTCAATTTTAACCCTTAGAATTCACATGTCCTAAAATGGATATACTCTttagccagaattcacatttattGAACTTAGCATAGAGCTCATTTTATCTTAAGGTTTGAAGAGCAAGGTGGAGGTGCTCTTTTTGAACTTTCTCGTTAGGGCaatagacgaggatgtcgtcgaTGAATACTACTGTGAATTGATCCAGGAATGATTTGAATACTATgttcatcaggtccatgaatgctgacGGCGCGTTCGTTAGGCCAAAAGGCATCACTATGAATTCATAATGCTCATACCTTATTCGAAAGGCCGTTTTGGGGATATCTTCAGCCCTGACCTTCAACTGGTGATAGCCTGTCCTCATATCCAGCTTAGAAAAGACTGCGGTTCCCTTAAGCTGATCAAACAGGTCGTTTAGCCTCGGTAGagggtacttgttcttgattgtgatcttgttTAGTTCTCTATAGTCGATGCAAAATCTCATActtccatctttcttctttacgaagagtgCTGGAGCTCTTCATGGGGACATACTCGATCGAATTTTCTTTTTATCTAGAAATTCTTGAAGTTGTTCCTTTAGCTCCTTGAGTTCGGCTAGTTCCATTCAATAAGGTGCCTTAGAAATTGATACAGCACCCAAAACCAGGTTGATTTCGAACTCAACTTCGCGGTCCGGGACTATCCCAGAGATTTCTTCTGAAAAAACACCTAGGAATTCTCGTACTATCGAGATGTCTTCCAGTTTGAGTTCGACTTCCCCCTTTACTTCGCCGACCATCGCTAGATAGATATCTTCTCCGGATTTCATGGCTTTCCATACTTGGGAAGCGGAAAAGAGTGAATTCTGTTCCTTGGATTTATCATGATACTCGACTTCCTCCTGATTTGGGGTTCAAAGTTGAACTCTATTTCCTTTAAAGTCTACCATCACATTGTTTCTtgctaaccaatccatccctagAATGATGTCGAAATCGGTCATAATCAATTGTATCAAGTTGGCACTGAAGGTCTAATTACCGATACTGATTTTACAATCTCTGTGAATTTCATGAATTTCAATGGCCCTACTTGTAGGTCTGGATATTCGAAAGGGATCGGTTAGTTTCTCGGGCTTACGTCCTAAGTTCTTAGATAACCTCTTAGCCATAAAGGAATGTGTAGCATCATAGTTAAATA encodes the following:
- the LOC140978810 gene encoding CASP-like protein 1, translating into MATTETTEKVAQEPEKVAPPPPEMKTSGDAVPTKYFALLEVVLRFLLFASALVAVLVIVTSKQTELVPISPFPPFPLALRDAKFNQSPAYIYFVAALSVTGFYAVISTLLSFYSLLKPGCFTKALSHFVIIDVLLLGIVASATGAAGAVAYIGLKGNSHAGWMKVCNIYDKVCRHFGASVALSLFGSIVLVLLVLLSVYALSKKIPK